A region from the Bacteroidales bacterium genome encodes:
- a CDS encoding mannose-1-phosphate guanylyltransferase → MNKNNYCVIMAGGVGSRFWPISRTQKPKQFLDILGTGKSLLQQTYSRFVRVCPSENIYIVTNEIYAKQVAEQLPEISTDQILAEPARRNTAPCIAYSNLKIKSKNPDANIAVAPSDHLILDETKFVEVIEKSFEFVSQNESLLTLGINPTRPETGYGYIQIDDTKPDNFNFINKVKSFTEKPNRETAEKFLESGEFVWNSGIFIWSLKSINKAFDKFLPDLAKLFSNIDSVSNIKKESEFVKNAYAECENISIDNGIMEYAENVFVYPTNFGWSDLGTWDSLYENSDKDKNNNASNFNNVLTYNTKNTLINIPKNKLVVVDGLDGYLIAESDNILLITKRDNESKIREFVKDVEEKKGEEFV, encoded by the coding sequence ATGAATAAAAATAACTATTGCGTAATCATGGCAGGTGGTGTCGGAAGTCGTTTTTGGCCTATAAGCAGAACTCAAAAACCGAAACAGTTTTTAGATATTCTCGGAACCGGAAAATCATTGTTACAACAAACCTATTCAAGATTTGTACGTGTTTGTCCTTCTGAAAATATTTATATTGTCACGAATGAAATTTACGCAAAACAAGTTGCAGAACAACTTCCGGAAATAAGTACAGACCAAATACTTGCTGAACCGGCAAGACGGAATACCGCACCTTGCATTGCTTATTCAAACTTAAAAATTAAATCTAAAAATCCGGATGCCAACATAGCTGTTGCACCCTCAGATCATTTAATTTTGGACGAAACAAAGTTTGTTGAAGTGATTGAAAAAAGCTTTGAGTTTGTTTCGCAAAATGAAAGTTTATTAACATTGGGCATCAACCCTACCCGACCTGAAACCGGCTACGGTTATATTCAAATTGACGACACAAAACCGGATAATTTCAACTTTATAAATAAAGTGAAAAGTTTCACTGAAAAACCCAACAGAGAAACAGCGGAAAAATTTCTTGAAAGCGGCGAATTTGTCTGGAATTCGGGTATTTTTATTTGGTCATTAAAAAGTATTAATAAAGCATTCGATAAATTCTTGCCCGATCTTGCAAAATTATTTTCAAATATTGACAGTGTTTCAAATATTAAAAAAGAATCAGAGTTTGTGAAAAATGCTTATGCAGAATGCGAAAATATTTCAATCGATAACGGCATTATGGAATATGCAGAAAATGTTTTTGTATATCCGACAAATTTCGGATGGTCAGATTTAGGAACATGGGATTCTCTTTATGAAAATTCCGATAAAGATAAAAATAATAATGCAAGCAATTTCAATAATGTTCTCACATACAATACAAAAAATACTCTTATAAATATCCCGAAAAATAAACTTGTGGTTGTTGACGGATTAGACGGTTATTTAATTGCAGAATCTGACAATATTCTACTGATTACAAAGCGAGATAATGAATCAAAAATCAGAGAATTTGTAAAGGATGTTGAAGAAAAGAAGGGAGAAGAATTTGTGTAG
- the merTP gene encoding mercuric transport protein MerTP, whose translation MKTNKQNSNKYAGAGLITAITASLCCITPVLAIISGTSGIAASFSWLEPLRPYLIIFTIFVLGFAWYQKLKPKKEIECDCETDEKPKFAQSKTFLGLVTFFAVIMLAFPYYSNVFYPSDKKEVIFIEKSNIQTIEFSISGMTCNSCNNHINYEVSKLNGIINSNASYEKGNAIIEFDNSETNITEIEDAINSTGYLVTDKKN comes from the coding sequence GTGAAAACAAATAAACAAAATTCAAACAAATATGCCGGAGCAGGACTAATTACAGCAATTACAGCTTCACTGTGTTGCATTACACCTGTTTTAGCAATAATTTCCGGAACATCAGGAATTGCAGCAAGTTTCTCTTGGCTTGAACCGTTAAGACCATATTTAATAATATTTACAATTTTTGTTCTGGGTTTTGCTTGGTATCAAAAACTAAAACCTAAAAAAGAAATTGAATGCGATTGCGAAACAGATGAAAAACCTAAATTTGCTCAATCAAAAACATTTTTAGGTCTTGTTACATTTTTTGCTGTTATAATGCTTGCTTTTCCGTATTATTCTAATGTGTTTTATCCTTCTGATAAAAAGGAAGTTATTTTTATTGAAAAATCAAACATCCAAACAATTGAATTCAGTATTTCAGGAATGACCTGCAACAGTTGTAATAATCATATAAATTATGAAGTAAGCAAACTTAACGGAATAATAAATTCAAATGCTTCTTATGAAAAAGGAAATGCAATTATTGAGTTTGATAATTCAGAAACAAATATTACAGAAATTGAAGACGCAATTAATTCAACCGGATATTTAGTAACAGATAAAAAAAATTAA
- a CDS encoding transcriptional repressor, with protein MNKNIDNKLNSRNIKLTAMRQLILEILTEQKTAISLPELEEKFTYADKSTLYRTLKTFQDNKLIHSIDDGSGAIRYAVCDDTCECNPEDLHLHFYCTSCKQTFCFTEIPVPIINLPSDFSLESVNFVVKGICPECKKEKNE; from the coding sequence ATGAATAAAAACATAGACAATAAGCTTAACTCTCGAAATATAAAACTGACTGCAATGCGGCAGTTGATCTTAGAAATACTTACCGAGCAAAAAACAGCAATAAGTTTACCTGAACTTGAAGAAAAGTTTACTTATGCAGACAAATCAACATTATACAGAACCTTAAAAACCTTCCAAGACAACAAACTGATACACAGCATAGATGATGGCTCGGGAGCAATACGCTATGCAGTTTGTGATGATACTTGCGAGTGTAACCCGGAAGATTTACACCTTCATTTTTACTGTACTTCATGCAAACAGACTTTTTGCTTTACCGAAATTCCGGTTCCTATTATAAATTTGCCCTCCGACTTTTCTCTTGAAAGTGTTAACTTTGTTGTAAAAGGCATATGCCCGGAGTGCAAAAAAGAAAAAAATGAATAA